One part of the Marinobacter sp. M3C genome encodes these proteins:
- a CDS encoding DUF2235 domain-containing protein, which translates to MSNLMVACVGDTHVCPLHGHGSSPIIANGATASVDGVPIARVGDACGCGAVIVQGYPLALLDGRPLAHMGSPTSHGGQIITGKPRVLLGVATFTAPVVDFAKAGALNSQGQLTPEAEQALNKDPFGFVEWAKAKGALVDEGLEGATPEEIEASKRYSEGRSDLRPKVTVEAGVFFDGTGNSIGNTGAFERNVDECLTAQAAGAISEETCSAEISQLMEGSYLNAETNVAKLHTLYQPLSTDTVTVENHRIRAYVSGVGTKSGKEDDAWAMGTGMGERGVLAKIELAVKLLSTDLSNILTAQMDELILDVFGFSRGAATARHFVNDVRDGVSGVLGQAFQKLGIAWPKTVTIRFLGLFDTVAAVVDILGADFSAHNTNNGEVRVDITPDAVQRAVHLTARDEWRYNFSLNSLRGPDGSLPGHFNEWVLPGAHSDIGGGYPENFHEHIQVAHSRKFLGHHPRESYEYATVLMERRQLIDQGWLGPNNPEATLTVEEAYRRRLKEGEVELQFQLWLDRRVQAEYSRVALRQMYRLAKDAGVPLDPVDPADPDIILPDELQSIAAQITRHINEGHPLQLMPKEEALLRQRYIHHSAHYQTAGPLFPFKPAPGGMRNIHPNRGLK; encoded by the coding sequence ATGAGCAACCTCATGGTCGCCTGCGTTGGCGACACCCACGTTTGCCCCCTGCACGGCCACGGCAGCAGCCCCATTATTGCGAACGGCGCGACCGCAAGCGTGGATGGAGTACCCATTGCCCGGGTGGGCGATGCCTGCGGCTGCGGTGCCGTGATCGTTCAGGGCTATCCACTGGCCCTGCTGGACGGCCGCCCCCTTGCCCACATGGGCAGCCCTACCTCCCACGGTGGCCAGATCATCACCGGCAAACCCCGTGTCCTATTAGGCGTAGCCACCTTCACGGCACCGGTGGTGGATTTCGCCAAGGCTGGCGCCTTGAACAGCCAGGGCCAACTGACCCCGGAAGCTGAACAGGCGCTGAACAAAGACCCTTTCGGCTTTGTTGAGTGGGCCAAAGCCAAAGGCGCACTGGTAGACGAAGGCCTGGAAGGTGCGACCCCGGAAGAAATCGAAGCTTCGAAGCGCTATTCAGAAGGCCGGTCTGACCTGCGTCCCAAAGTGACCGTTGAAGCCGGCGTGTTCTTCGACGGCACCGGCAACAGCATCGGTAACACCGGTGCCTTTGAGCGAAACGTGGATGAATGCCTGACCGCTCAGGCGGCAGGAGCCATCAGTGAGGAAACCTGCAGCGCTGAAATCTCGCAACTGATGGAGGGGAGCTATCTTAATGCTGAGACCAATGTGGCAAAGCTCCACACGCTCTATCAACCCTTGTCCACCGACACGGTCACCGTAGAGAATCATCGTATTCGCGCGTATGTCTCGGGCGTTGGCACCAAATCCGGTAAAGAGGATGACGCCTGGGCCATGGGGACTGGTATGGGGGAGCGAGGCGTTCTTGCCAAGATTGAGTTAGCAGTGAAACTTCTGTCGACTGATCTTTCCAATATACTAACAGCTCAAATGGATGAGCTGATTCTGGATGTCTTCGGCTTCAGCCGCGGCGCGGCTACGGCCCGACATTTCGTGAATGACGTGCGAGATGGTGTCAGCGGTGTATTGGGCCAGGCTTTTCAAAAGCTGGGCATTGCCTGGCCGAAAACCGTCACTATTCGCTTTCTGGGCTTGTTTGATACCGTTGCCGCCGTTGTTGATATACTGGGCGCCGACTTTTCCGCCCACAATACCAACAACGGTGAGGTGCGCGTAGACATCACCCCCGACGCGGTTCAGAGAGCCGTACACCTGACCGCCCGGGACGAATGGCGTTACAACTTCTCTCTCAACAGCCTGCGCGGGCCGGATGGCAGCCTGCCGGGTCATTTTAACGAGTGGGTACTGCCCGGTGCCCACTCCGACATTGGCGGTGGCTACCCCGAAAATTTTCACGAACACATTCAGGTAGCCCATTCCCGTAAGTTCCTCGGCCATCACCCCAGAGAAAGCTATGAGTACGCAACAGTACTGATGGAGCGCAGGCAGCTGATTGATCAAGGTTGGCTGGGGCCAAATAACCCTGAAGCCACGTTAACGGTTGAAGAAGCCTACCGGCGGAGGCTAAAAGAAGGCGAAGTCGAATTGCAGTTCCAACTCTGGCTGGACCGGCGAGTACAGGCCGAGTATTCCCGTGTAGCCCTGCGGCAAATGTATCGGTTGGCGAAAGATGCGGGTGTGCCACTTGACCCGGTAGACCCTGCCGATCCGGATATCATCTTGCCGGATGAACTCCAATCTATAGCTGCCCAGATCACCCGTCACATCAACGAAGGTCATCCACTGCAATTAATGCCCAAAGAAGAAGCCTTACTTCGCCAGCGCTACATTCATCACTCGGCCCATTATCAGACCGCCGGACCACTTTTTCCATTCAAACCCGCACCCGGTGGCATGCGGAACATCCATCCAAACAGGGGACTCAAATGA
- a CDS encoding DUF2931 family protein, translating to MMRRLVVLVTVICTSLLLSGCSFAGKPEWDKQVKYRLKVSVPRHYDAWVKRLQFEATGERAWWWPVGITNCCWKDLGSDGSELEPMPDYIYISWFSLAEQQSYARLIHIPDPEALRERMEQLAPVHKIGKLYNLPRYNLVLGLAPGGTVVMWIMSKAETAIEVGRYKAVKIDTHPEYYEKRTERYLSDHGDYLKEHGLQLDRW from the coding sequence ATGATGAGAAGACTCGTAGTGCTTGTAACAGTAATCTGCACGAGCCTACTGTTAAGTGGCTGCTCCTTTGCGGGCAAGCCTGAATGGGATAAACAGGTGAAATATCGACTCAAGGTCAGTGTGCCTCGACATTACGATGCTTGGGTCAAGCGGTTGCAGTTTGAGGCGACAGGTGAGCGAGCTTGGTGGTGGCCGGTTGGCATCACCAATTGTTGCTGGAAAGATCTGGGGAGCGACGGTAGCGAATTGGAGCCCATGCCCGACTACATTTACATCAGTTGGTTTTCACTTGCCGAACAGCAGTCTTACGCCAGACTGATCCACATACCTGACCCGGAAGCGTTGCGTGAACGAATGGAGCAACTTGCACCGGTTCATAAGATTGGCAAGCTGTATAATCTTCCTCGCTATAACCTGGTGCTGGGCCTCGCTCCAGGAGGGACCGTTGTCATGTGGATTATGAGTAAAGCTGAAACCGCCATCGAAGTGGGACGCTATAAAGCAGTCAAAATAGACACTCACCCTGAGTATTATGAGAAGAGAACTGAACGCTATTTATCGGATCATGGCGACTATCTCAAGGAGCACGGCCTTCAGCTTGACCGATGGTAA
- a CDS encoding OFA family MFS transporter, protein MDGITQDRLQNGDEARFKPGFFDRENTVAGPNFNRWLVPTAALAIHLCIGMAYGFSVFWLPMANLVTTADPVACADIGILQAMTTTSCNWAVSHVTYTFGIFIAMLGISAAVWGAWLEHAGPRKAGAIAAVCWGGGMILGGVGVMTHQLWLLYLGCGVLGGIGQGLGYITPVSTLIKWFPDRRGMATGFAIMGFGGGAMVGAPLAVWLMGYFSADGGKGVASTLMVMGVIYFFVMMAGALGFRVPPNGWKPTGWEPPQGKQANAMITHGHVHLSRAWKTHQFWMIWSVLFLNVTAGIGVISMASPMLQDVFGGALVGIKDSAVALTAAQKTAVVAAAAGLVGLISLFNSVGRLFWASLSDKLGRKNTYLVFFVLGIAMYCLLPTWGHLGMAGMFVISICVILSMYGGGFATVPAYLADIFGTQMVGAIHGRLLTAWTAAGLVGPVVIALIREVQLEAGIEPALVYDRTLYIMAGLLVVGLICNSLIKPVDHSLHMTDDELEGERRLQRDSGVSSHAQTAARGAFGVTGVLAWMAVGIPFLIGLYIALAKAAALF, encoded by the coding sequence ATGGACGGCATAACACAGGACCGTTTACAAAACGGCGACGAGGCGCGCTTCAAACCCGGTTTTTTTGACCGTGAGAACACGGTTGCAGGCCCCAATTTCAATCGTTGGCTGGTGCCCACTGCGGCGCTGGCGATTCACCTTTGCATCGGCATGGCCTACGGCTTTTCGGTGTTTTGGCTGCCCATGGCCAATTTGGTGACGACGGCAGACCCGGTGGCCTGCGCCGATATCGGCATACTTCAGGCCATGACAACCACGTCCTGCAACTGGGCCGTCAGCCATGTGACTTACACCTTCGGTATTTTTATAGCCATGCTGGGCATTTCGGCCGCGGTGTGGGGTGCCTGGCTGGAACACGCAGGCCCGCGTAAAGCCGGCGCCATCGCAGCGGTATGCTGGGGTGGAGGCATGATTCTGGGCGGCGTAGGTGTGATGACCCATCAACTGTGGTTGCTGTATCTGGGCTGCGGTGTGCTGGGTGGTATTGGCCAGGGTTTGGGTTACATCACTCCGGTGTCTACGTTGATTAAATGGTTCCCCGACCGCCGCGGCATGGCGACCGGCTTTGCAATTATGGGTTTTGGCGGTGGTGCCATGGTGGGTGCTCCATTGGCGGTTTGGCTGATGGGCTATTTTTCTGCGGACGGTGGCAAGGGTGTTGCCAGTACGTTGATGGTAATGGGCGTCATCTACTTTTTTGTGATGATGGCCGGCGCTCTGGGCTTTCGCGTGCCCCCCAATGGTTGGAAGCCAACGGGTTGGGAACCACCCCAGGGTAAACAAGCCAACGCCATGATCACTCACGGCCATGTACACCTCAGTAGAGCCTGGAAAACCCATCAGTTCTGGATGATCTGGAGCGTGCTGTTTTTGAACGTAACAGCGGGTATTGGGGTGATTTCCATGGCCAGCCCCATGCTGCAGGATGTTTTCGGCGGCGCCCTTGTGGGCATTAAAGACTCTGCAGTGGCGCTCACTGCCGCGCAGAAAACAGCCGTTGTGGCAGCAGCTGCCGGGCTGGTTGGCCTGATCAGTCTGTTCAATAGCGTTGGTCGCCTGTTCTGGGCATCGCTTTCGGACAAGCTTGGCCGCAAAAACACCTATCTCGTCTTCTTTGTTCTCGGCATTGCCATGTATTGCCTGTTGCCCACCTGGGGACACCTGGGTATGGCCGGCATGTTCGTCATTTCCATTTGCGTGATTTTGAGTATGTATGGCGGTGGTTTCGCCACCGTACCCGCGTATCTGGCCGATATTTTCGGCACTCAAATGGTGGGTGCGATTCATGGCCGGCTGCTAACCGCCTGGACGGCAGCAGGGCTTGTTGGGCCGGTGGTTATCGCGTTGATTCGCGAGGTGCAGCTGGAGGCGGGAATAGAGCCTGCTCTAGTGTATGACCGCACGCTATACATTATGGCGGGGTTGTTGGTAGTGGGTCTGATCTGTAACAGCCTGATCAAGCCGGTAGACCATTCACTGCACATGACTGACGACGAGCTGGAAGGCGAGCGCAGGTTGCAGCGCGACAGCGGTGTGTCATCTCACGCCCAAACCGCCGCTCGTGGCGCTTTCGGAGTTACCGGTGTGCTGGCCTGGATGGCGGTGGGTATTCCGTTCCTGATCGGCTTGTACATTGCTCTGGCTAAAGCGGCGGCGTTGTTTTAA
- a CDS encoding helix-turn-helix transcriptional regulator produces MHNRKLNISPAWIFRTANGELFEPVLFRLLEGIRDTGKLTLAATTAGISYRHAWNLLNRGGHIIGLPLVIMRKGQGSQLSPLGEKLLWAEHRVDARLGPQIDSMTAELNDQIQQLLANTKPTLRLHASHGYAVALLPEVAEQLNINLQYRNPAEAISALNRGECDIASFHLPTCPQLARQILSHYRDLLSDGSHRLIRFVTRREGLMLRKGEHPQVRSLKDFSESGLRFISRDLHSGTRILFNLLLEQQGLDANSVNRSGQQEFTHTAVAAFVASGMADVGFGVQAAAEQFSLDFLELACEHYLLIYRPEHLSQSALNHLIELLRAPELLERIDSVPGYQLDQPGQITGFDELIASDQ; encoded by the coding sequence GTGCATAACAGAAAGCTGAACATCTCACCCGCCTGGATTTTTCGTACCGCCAACGGCGAATTATTTGAGCCGGTTCTGTTTCGCCTGCTTGAAGGCATTCGCGACACCGGCAAACTCACCTTGGCCGCAACAACCGCGGGAATTTCCTATCGCCACGCCTGGAATCTACTCAACCGTGGCGGCCATATTATTGGCCTGCCACTGGTCATTATGCGTAAAGGACAAGGCTCCCAGTTGTCGCCCCTGGGCGAAAAACTGCTGTGGGCAGAGCATCGGGTCGACGCGCGCTTAGGGCCGCAAATAGACAGCATGACGGCTGAACTGAATGACCAGATTCAACAACTGCTGGCCAACACAAAACCAACGCTGCGCCTGCACGCCAGCCACGGTTATGCAGTGGCGCTGTTGCCCGAAGTGGCAGAACAGCTGAACATAAACCTTCAGTATCGTAATCCTGCGGAAGCGATTTCGGCGCTCAATCGCGGTGAATGCGACATCGCCAGCTTCCACCTGCCTACTTGTCCGCAGCTGGCTCGCCAGATTTTAAGCCACTACCGGGATTTACTCAGCGACGGCAGCCATCGACTGATTCGTTTTGTGACCCGACGCGAAGGCCTGATGCTGCGCAAAGGCGAACATCCGCAGGTGCGCAGCCTGAAAGACTTCAGCGAATCCGGGTTGCGCTTTATCAGCCGCGACCTGCATTCCGGTACCCGTATCCTGTTCAATCTGCTGCTAGAACAGCAAGGGTTAGATGCAAACAGTGTTAACCGCAGTGGCCAGCAGGAATTCACCCACACCGCGGTGGCGGCGTTTGTGGCCTCCGGCATGGCCGATGTGGGCTTTGGTGTGCAGGCCGCAGCCGAACAGTTCAGCCTGGACTTTTTGGAACTGGCCTGCGAGCACTATCTGCTGATCTATCGTCCAGAACACCTGTCGCAAAGCGCGCTGAACCACCTGATTGAGCTGCTACGTGCGCCCGAACTGCTTGAACGCATCGACAGCGTTCCCGGCTATCAGCTCGACCAACCCGGCCAGATTACCGGCTTTGACGAGCTGATCGCTTCCGACCAATAA
- a CDS encoding formate dehydrogenase subunit gamma, with protein sequence MHMSEVADSKATVMSMPVAGDWSPEIIRREVAALQHKPGALLPILHAIQDRVGYVPEGAVPIIAEMLQQTRADIHGVITFYHHFRTRPAGSNLLEVCRAEACQARGGRALERHVQERLSVGYHDTTADNEFTLVPVYCLGNCACGPSIRVNNDIIGRVTPQKFNHLVDALTTSVLQLK encoded by the coding sequence ATGCATATGTCAGAAGTAGCCGACTCAAAGGCGACGGTTATGTCCATGCCTGTGGCAGGCGATTGGAGCCCTGAGATTATTCGTCGGGAAGTCGCTGCCCTCCAGCATAAACCCGGTGCGCTTTTACCCATTCTGCACGCTATACAAGACCGCGTTGGCTATGTGCCAGAAGGTGCTGTACCCATTATTGCGGAAATGTTGCAGCAGACCCGCGCCGATATTCACGGTGTTATCACCTTTTACCACCATTTCCGCACACGCCCGGCCGGCAGCAATCTGTTGGAAGTGTGCCGTGCCGAAGCCTGCCAGGCTCGCGGTGGGCGCGCTCTTGAGCGTCATGTTCAGGAGCGCCTGAGTGTGGGCTATCACGATACCACCGCCGACAACGAGTTCACTCTTGTGCCTGTGTATTGCCTGGGCAACTGCGCCTGCGGCCCGTCTATTCGTGTGAACAATGACATTATTGGCCGCGTAACTCCGCAGAAATTTAACCATCTGGTAGACGCCCTCACAACGTCTGTTCTTCAGCTAAAATAA
- a CDS encoding formate dehydrogenase beta subunit: MTTTIYVPCDTTALSLGADRVAQKLQQAAAQKNIELNLVRNGSRGLFWLEPLVEVQTAYGRVAYGPVEPEQVDELVAAGLFDGNPEHPLFLGDISQHSYLQQQQRLTFARIGITDPICVEDYIAHGGFVGLKKAAALPPQGIVDEVKASGLRGRGGAAFPAGIKWQTVLDEPQNQQKYVVCNADEGDSGTFADRLVMECDPYMLIEGMIIAGLAVGATLGFIYVRSEYLLSQKMLDEAIRRAEVLGYLGDNVCGNGRSFRLEVRLGAGAYICGEETSLLESLEGKRGLVRSKPPLPAIKGLFGQPTVVNNVLSLAAVPYIMAHGGKAYADYGMGRSLGTLPIQLAGNIKQGGLIEIAFGVSLRKVLEDFGGGTFTGRPMRAVQVGGPLMAYLPESQWDTPMDYEAFAKLGAGIGHGGVVAFDDTVDMGEQARFAMEFCAVESCGKCTPCRIGSVRGVEVIDRIRAGTNRDNNLVLLQELCETMVDGSLCAMGGMTPFPVQSVMKHFPEDLMARPRPVEA; encoded by the coding sequence ATGACAACAACAATTTATGTGCCGTGCGATACCACCGCCTTGTCTTTGGGCGCAGATCGCGTAGCACAAAAGCTTCAACAAGCAGCAGCTCAAAAAAATATTGAGCTTAATCTTGTGCGCAACGGCTCCCGTGGTCTGTTCTGGCTGGAACCGTTGGTCGAAGTACAAACCGCTTATGGCCGCGTGGCTTATGGTCCGGTGGAACCGGAACAGGTGGACGAGTTGGTGGCTGCTGGTTTGTTTGACGGTAACCCTGAGCATCCATTGTTTCTGGGCGATATTTCCCAGCACTCTTATTTGCAGCAACAACAGCGCCTGACCTTCGCCCGCATTGGCATTACCGACCCGATCTGTGTTGAAGACTATATCGCTCACGGTGGTTTTGTCGGTTTGAAAAAAGCCGCCGCACTGCCCCCCCAAGGGATTGTGGATGAAGTAAAAGCGTCTGGCCTGCGCGGTCGTGGCGGCGCTGCTTTCCCGGCTGGCATAAAATGGCAGACCGTGCTGGACGAGCCCCAAAACCAGCAGAAATACGTGGTGTGCAACGCCGATGAAGGCGATTCCGGTACCTTCGCCGACCGTCTGGTGATGGAGTGCGACCCTTACATGCTAATAGAAGGCATGATCATTGCGGGCCTGGCGGTGGGTGCCACTCTGGGCTTTATTTACGTGCGCTCGGAATACCTGCTGTCGCAAAAAATGCTGGACGAAGCCATCCGCAGGGCCGAGGTGCTGGGGTATTTGGGCGATAACGTCTGCGGTAACGGCCGCAGCTTTCGTTTGGAAGTTCGTTTGGGTGCTGGCGCCTATATTTGCGGCGAAGAAACCTCGCTGCTGGAAAGCTTGGAAGGCAAGCGCGGGCTGGTTCGCTCCAAACCTCCACTGCCTGCCATAAAAGGCCTCTTTGGCCAGCCTACGGTGGTGAACAACGTGCTGTCTCTGGCCGCCGTGCCCTACATCATGGCTCACGGCGGCAAAGCTTACGCAGACTACGGTATGGGTCGCTCCCTGGGCACTCTGCCCATTCAGCTGGCGGGCAACATTAAACAAGGAGGCCTGATTGAGATTGCCTTCGGCGTGAGCTTGCGCAAAGTGCTGGAAGATTTTGGCGGTGGTACTTTTACCGGCCGGCCCATGAGAGCGGTGCAGGTAGGCGGTCCGTTGATGGCGTATCTGCCGGAAAGTCAGTGGGATACGCCCATGGATTACGAAGCTTTCGCCAAATTGGGCGCAGGCATTGGCCACGGCGGTGTCGTAGCATTTGATGACACCGTGGATATGGGCGAGCAGGCTCGTTTTGCCATGGAGTTCTGTGCCGTTGAATCCTGTGGCAAGTGCACGCCCTGCCGAATTGGCTCAGTGCGCGGTGTCGAAGTGATCGACCGCATACGTGCCGGTACCAACCGCGATAACAACTTGGTGTTGCTGCAGGAACTGTGCGAAACCATGGTGGACGGCTCGCTGTGTGCCATGGGCGGTATGACGCCCTTCCCGGTACAAAGCGTGATGAAACACTTTCCCGAAGACTTGATGGCCCGCCCGCGCCCAGTGGAGGCATGA